From Luteolibacter sp. Y139, one genomic window encodes:
- a CDS encoding trypsin-like peptidase domain-containing protein — protein sequence MQQGIRRLMALAAVFAVAFGAVYLIRNGPQGFARLWAGGKAAENQEFRPEHYTLSDRAPLELGDVQLLARLDEEYIKLTGAVVPSVVSIDTTGIRERRLFDGYGRMRFQSVPTQGQGSGVIVSLEGHVVTNYHVIADQEKIQVTLPMVNGQPGKQFPATLIGEDRLLDIAVLKIEGDGKTTFQPLKFGDSSLVRPGQNVFAIGNPFGLGETITRGIISAVERSLSDTQKDLFQTDAAINPGNSGGPLVNLQGEIIGINSAIFTPDRDKPGFQGVGFSIPSNDVKDTLHSILERGRPVRGYLGVRMLEGGVVVAVGPDSPAEKAGLKENDVITSFDGKQIRDTTQLINLVQRTRVGQKVALRIWRAGSEMTLEATISEGQTETVEMPEITQGKMRDPQETLMAIGLDVRDLTSQERVRGFRGVVAVRVRPGALATNLIRPGDLIFGVNESLISNSIEFYQFLANSVSAQATTVHLFRNGQEMKANLPALPRKEEEKAEPDPSPTVPQDPQPEPER from the coding sequence ATGCAGCAAGGCATTCGCCGCCTGATGGCATTGGCGGCCGTGTTCGCGGTCGCCTTCGGCGCCGTCTATCTCATTCGGAATGGCCCGCAGGGCTTCGCACGGCTGTGGGCCGGTGGCAAAGCGGCCGAGAACCAGGAATTCCGCCCCGAGCACTACACGCTTTCCGACCGGGCTCCGCTGGAGCTGGGGGACGTGCAGCTGCTTGCCCGCCTCGATGAGGAGTATATCAAGCTGACCGGTGCGGTGGTGCCGTCCGTGGTGAGCATTGATACCACCGGTATCCGCGAGCGCCGGCTATTCGATGGCTACGGCCGCATGCGCTTCCAGTCCGTCCCGACCCAGGGCCAAGGCTCGGGCGTGATCGTGAGTCTGGAAGGCCACGTGGTGACGAATTACCACGTCATCGCCGACCAAGAGAAAATCCAAGTCACCCTGCCGATGGTGAACGGCCAGCCGGGAAAACAATTTCCGGCGACCTTGATCGGGGAAGACCGGCTGCTGGACATCGCGGTGCTGAAGATCGAGGGCGACGGCAAGACGACCTTCCAGCCGCTGAAGTTCGGCGATTCCTCGCTGGTGCGGCCGGGGCAGAATGTCTTCGCGATCGGCAATCCCTTCGGCCTCGGCGAGACCATCACCCGCGGCATCATTTCCGCCGTCGAGCGCTCGCTTTCCGATACGCAGAAGGATCTCTTCCAGACGGATGCGGCGATCAACCCCGGCAACTCCGGCGGCCCGCTGGTGAACCTGCAGGGCGAAATCATCGGCATCAATTCGGCGATCTTCACGCCGGACCGTGACAAGCCGGGCTTCCAAGGCGTCGGCTTCTCCATCCCGTCGAATGACGTGAAGGACACACTGCACTCAATCCTCGAGCGCGGCCGGCCGGTGCGCGGCTATCTCGGCGTGCGGATGCTGGAAGGTGGCGTGGTGGTGGCGGTGGGTCCTGACTCGCCGGCCGAGAAGGCGGGCCTGAAGGAAAACGACGTGATCACCTCCTTCGACGGCAAGCAGATCCGCGACACCACCCAGCTGATCAATCTGGTCCAGCGCACGCGCGTCGGCCAGAAGGTGGCGCTGCGCATCTGGCGGGCCGGCAGTGAGATGACGCTGGAGGCGACTATTTCGGAAGGCCAGACCGAGACGGTCGAAATGCCGGAAATCACCCAGGGAAAGATGCGGGATCCCCAGGAGACCCTGATGGCGATCGGTCTCGACGTGCGTGACCTGACGTCGCAAGAGCGTGTGCGCGGGTTCAGAGGTGTGGTGGCCGTACGCGTCCGTCCGGGAGCCTTGGCGACAAACCTCATTCGCCCCGGCGATTTGATTTTCGGAGTGAACGAGAGCCTCATCTCGAACTCCATCGAGTTCTATCAATTCCTTGCCAATTCCGTTTCGGCGCAGGCGACCACCGTGCACCTCTTCCGGAACGGGCAGGAGATGAAGGCAAACCTGCCGGCGCTGCCGCGGAAGGAAGAAGAAAAGGCCGAGCCGGATCCATCCCCAACTGTTCCGCAGGACCCCCAGCCTGAGCCCGAGCGATGA